From a single Miscanthus floridulus cultivar M001 chromosome 8, ASM1932011v1, whole genome shotgun sequence genomic region:
- the LOC136472876 gene encoding auxin-induced in root cultures protein 12-like encodes MAASTMPHHLALLLLLLASPAATRLASAACASEKFPAGRAYATCEDLPKLGASLHWTYDASKSSLSVAFVAAPAAPGGWVAWGLNPTGEGMARTQALVALAGSGSAAPTVRTYNITGYVPLGKASTPLDFPATDLAADAAGSGGKIRVYGKLQLGKGMKAVNQVWQVGASSTGGAPDKHAFQADNLSAKSKLVLAGKASEAPSPAPAPEAGGPAASSGGAAGDSGAAPSKSPNAAVVAGGVSAPALLVLALVGFLAAV; translated from the coding sequence ATGGCCGCCTCCACAATGCCGCACCACCTcgcgctgctcctgctcctgttaGCCTCGCCGGCGGCGACGCGTCTAGCATCCGCCGCGTGCGCGAGCGAGAAGTTCCCAGCGGGTCGTGCGTACGCGACGTGCGAGGACCTCCCGAAGCTGGGCGCGTCGCTGCACTGGACGTACGACGCGTCCAAGAGCTCCCTGTCCGTGGCGTtcgtggcggcgccggcggcgcccGGCGGGTGGGTGGCGTGGGGCCTGAACCCGACGGGCGAGGGCATGGCGCGGACACAGGCGCTGGTGGCGCTGGCGGGGTCCGGGTCCGCGGCGCCCACCGTGCGCACGTACAACATCACGGGGTACGTCCCGCTGGGGAAGGCCTCGACGCCGCTCGACTTCCCGGCCACCGACCTCGCCGCGGACGCCGCGGGCAGTGGGGGCAAGATCCGGGTGTACGGCAAGCTGCAGCTGGGCAAGGGGATGAAGGCCGTGAACCAGGTGTGGCAGGTCGGCGCGTCCTCCACGGGCGGCGCCCCCGACAAGCACGCGTTCCAGGCGGATAACCTCAGCGCCAAGAGCAAGCTCGTCCTCGCCGGCAAGGCCTCCGAGGCCCCGTCGCCAGCCCCCGCGCCCGAGGCCGGCGGCCCGGCCGCGTCGTCCGGTGGCGCCGCCGGCGACAGCGGCGCCGCGCCGTCCAAGTCGCCTAACGCTGCTGTGGTCGCGGGCGGCGTGTCCGCGCCCGCACTCCTCGTGCTCGCGCTGGTGGGTTTCTTGGCGGCGGTATGA